Sequence from the Salinicoccus sp. Bachu38 genome:
ACGAAGTACAGGCCGTAATCCATACGAACCATGGAGATGTGAAGGTGAAACTGTTGAAGGACATCGCACCAAAGACGGTCGAGAACTTCACGACACATGCAAAGAACGGCTACTATGATGGTCAGATCTTCCACCGCATCATCAAGGATTTCATGGTCCAGGGAGGCGATCCGACCGGTACAGGCATGGGCGGCGAAAGCATCTATGGCGGAAGCTTCGAGGATGAGTTCTCCACGGAGGCATTCAATCTGTATGGTGCCCTGTCCATGGCGAATGCAGGGCCCGGCACAAATGGCAGCCAGTTCTTCATCGTCCAGGCCAAAGAAGTCCCTTCCCAGATGCTCAGCCAGCTGGAAGGCGCAGGTTATCCTGCTGAAATCATAGAGGCGTACGAAAAGCAGGGCGGCACACCTTGGCTCGACCAGCGCCACACCGTATTCGGCCATGTCATCGATGGTATGGATGTCGTCGAGAAGATTGCCGACGTCAAAACCGGTGCACAGGACCGTCCGGTTGAGGATGTCAAGATCGAGACGATCGAAGTCGTGGAATAGCTGTAAGAAGAAGAGGGCACCCCGGGTGCCCTCTTTCTATATGAAGAAATGCTCACAAAATAGTCATTAATAAAGGATTCATGCATATATGGTGTTTGTTATACTGTATGGAGTAAAGGGGAGTGATTAATT
This genomic interval carries:
- a CDS encoding peptidylprolyl isomerase; translation: MTYPQLTKEVGSNEVQAVIHTNHGDVKVKLLKDIAPKTVENFTTHAKNGYYDGQIFHRIIKDFMVQGGDPTGTGMGGESIYGGSFEDEFSTEAFNLYGALSMANAGPGTNGSQFFIVQAKEVPSQMLSQLEGAGYPAEIIEAYEKQGGTPWLDQRHTVFGHVIDGMDVVEKIADVKTGAQDRPVEDVKIETIEVVE